The genomic window ATCTATTGCTGTTCCCGAAAGCTACTTTGATCCGCCAAATTTGCATATTGTATCATGGCCTTTTATTTTGGGTAAGTCTACCTGTTATGTTGGTACATATCCGGCTCATCGTGTCCAGGTTTTCCGCTGCTGTCAATCTTTTAATAATGACAATTTAGTTTGAACATGGCCAAAACCAGTACCTCCAGCAACACATACCGGCACAAGCTTGTGATTCCCTGCCAAGCAAGGAATCTTTTAAATCTTACTCGCAAACTAATTTATTATAATTGCAAGATGCAGTATTTCAATAGAGCAGGAAAACAGCACGCTATTGACTTTTAGCCCACAATAGCTTAGATTTGGATAGGGCTATATTTTTCTGAACATATACAACCAGCCCCCATATGAGCGGGCTGGCAATGAGAGCGCTCTCTCACATAAGCGGTGCCGCCGAGCGAGAGGAGGATGCCTAATGCGGTGAGTTCCCCCGATAAAAAACCGGGGCAAGCTATCAGACCATTAAAAAACAAATTATAGCAGATCAAATCGACATAGCCTGCCCCCACCCCATTGAGGGAAGGAGAAAAATAGTTAGGCCTCACAGGAGGATATTATAAAATATACTTGCTATCACTGCTTTGCCATTCTTTAATTATATAAAAACCCAGGATTAAGGGGATTAACACAAGGGAATCATTAAAACCGGCTAAGCATCAGCAGTATGCTATCTCTTATCTATGCGCCTCTTATCTGATTTTAAACAAATGAAATAAACATCTTAGTATAAAACCTTATGGAATCAATACACTCGCAATTGTGGATATTGTTAGACGTACTTATTGCGGCTGTGCTTTCTGCTGTTGTTGGTATAGAAAGGGAGAAAAAGGACAAGCCATCCGGTTTACGCACCAATATGATTGTTGGGAGCATTTCATGCTTATTAGTTGCGATAAGCCCGGATCTCAGTCAGTTTATGCTATCTGATGTACCCATGGAAATGATTAATGTAGATCCCATCCGTATTATCCACGCCATCATTATAGGGGTTAGTTTTATTGGTGCCGGTACCATACTTAAATTTAAGGATGAGAATATCATTAAAAACCTCACCACCGCTTCCACCCTTCTTTATTCGGCCGGCATAGGCATATCCGTAGGCACAAAAGCGTACGTTATAGCAATAGGTCTGACCTTCATTATCATTATAATAAACTCTTTACATCATCTCAAAAAAATACAATCTTTTTTTACGAAAAAATAACAAAGGCTACTTATTTTCTTTCAGATAATCCATACAAGCCGCAAAAATACCGTCGAAGAGTTTTTTTGCATCGGAAGCCGCCATGGCAGCAAAAGCCACGCGTAACACATTATTGAGGTTAATGATGCCTATGCTGTATTTTTTAATCAGTATTTCGCGTATGGCTTCTCCATCCAGTCCCTCCTTTAACTGAATACACATAAAATAACCGGAATTATACGGCAGTGCCGTAAAAAACTGTGCATATTTATCATCGGTCAGCACTTTCTTTATAGCCTGGTACCGTGCATTCATAATAATATACTTGGATTTTTTTTGCAGCTTGTAATCGGGTGATTCAAAAGCATGTAACAAAAGAGATTGGCTCAGGTTAGCAGCATTTGAGATACTTCCCCTTACAGCACCGGCGGTTTTCATTTCCAGGGCTTGGTACAAATCGGCATCACCTCCTTTTATTGCGTAGGTAATAAAGCCCACGCGAAAACCCCAGGCATAATCTTCTTTGGTTGCGCCATCAATCTTTACCGCCAGCACATGGGGGTGCAAATTACTTAAATACGCGAATATGGATTCCTGTGCTATGTTATCTTCATACACCAATCCAAAGTAGGCATCGTCGGTGAACACCACTATTTTTTTTCCTGCTTCGGCCGCTTCTCTTACGGAAGCGGCAATATTGTCCATCTCTTTAAAGGTGGGGGTATAACCGGATGGGTTATTCGGAAAGTTAAGAATAAGCACTTTTTTATCCCCTTCCGTCATTAAACTTTGCTTTAAGGCCTCTACATCGAACCCACCGTTCTTAAATAAATTAAATTTTGTGAGCCTAGCACCATAGGCGCTGGCCAAACCTAAGTTATAGTTGCCCCAAAATAAGCTGGGTACAATGATCTCCTGACCCGGATCCACAAAAAGGTAACCCGCCATGCTTATGCCGTGGGTAAGCGCACAGGTAACTACCGGCAGACTTAGGGTAAGATCCTTAAGTTGCTTATTTTTTTCATAAATCATTTGCTTCCATTTGCTACGCAAGTCAGGCCGCCCAAAACTGGGTGCATACGAAAAGGTGAGCGATGGATCCATATCTATTTTTGAAGCGATGGCATCCAATCGCATGGGCGATCCGTCATCTTCTATTGCAGCGCCTATGGTGGCATTTATTTTAGTTCCTTTGGCTTCGGCGGTTTGACCCAATATTCCTTTTTTAGGGAAAAATATGTTTTTCCCTTTTTCGGATAACAAATCAAAAACAACAGGATTTTTTGCGAGAATTACCTCATTTAACTCTTGGGCTTGCGGATTCATCTTTATGTTGATTATGGTTTAATGTTCTGTTTTCTGTGGGCCTTTTGTTTAGGCCTTACAAACTTGCCAAAAAAAGATGATATTTTTTGTACTGCCTAACAAAAAGTTTGATTTTCTTTATTAATTCGGCTTAGTACATCGCTAAAAAAAGCAAACATAATGTACACAACGGACCGCAAACGGGAGGGTGTACATTGCACCTGTTTTGTGAACAGGCGGGCTAAAAAACGCAATCTATGCCGTTCGACAAAATAACTGCGCTGTATGAAAAGCCATACTATAGCGCCAGAGCTGGTGCACAGCCACCTACCTTAACCGTTCCAATAAGCACGTATTATTTTCTTTATTGATTCAGCACCAATCTTATCCCAATCTATATTTTCCCGGCTTACCAATTCTATCCCGGTAACATCGTCCTGAACCAGCAAATTTTCCCAACCGCTTACGCTACAAAGGAAACCCATATCGCAAGTATAAACACTATAACCCGAATAAACATACTCATTGGGGCACGAGGCTATGAATTTAACTTCTGTAACATCCAAATTCAATTCTTCCTTTATTTCCCGGGTCACCGCATCTTCCACTGTTTCGTTGATGTCTACAAAGCCACCGGGTAAATCCAACATTCCTTTGTGGGGTTCAAAAGCTCTCACAGTAAGCAGCAATTCCCCTTTTTCGTTTTCGATTAAAGCGGCTACCGCTGCGGATGAATTGATAAAATAATGCAACTCGCAATTATCGCACAAAAAGGAATGGACACCTTGAAAATTAAATCTTTTGGAACCACATCTGGGGCAATATTTTAATACGCGTTCCGGCTTTGTCATTGTGGATTAGAGGATAGAGGTTAGAAATTAGAGGATAGAGGTTAGAAGATAGAATTTCGAGATTAGAATTCAGGGCTTGGGGTTTATGGGGATACGGTTCTTCGGTATGCGGTTCTTCGGTATGTAATCGTAAACCGTCACACCGCACACCGTTTACCGTTATTTTCCTCCCCAAAGGTTAGCCGGATACACCCCGTTATCAATTAATTTTTGAATACTTTTTTGCACCTGAGGTTTATCCTCCTGATAGGTTACACCGAACCATTTGGTATCGCATGCAATTACTTTGGCGGTTGCGCGTCCCTCTTTTATCATTTTATCAACGGGTGCATTAAAATAAAACTCCGACTTCATCTCCTTACCTTTTTCTTTCAAAAAGATAATAAATTCTTTTTCCAGTGCTTCAAAAAAAGAATTCTTGAAAGCCCAGAAGTTCATCGAAACGGGTTCTTTACCTGTTAGCTCAGTAGTGTTTTCACCTTCGTAATACACTATTTTGCCATCTAAATAACCAATTTTGGTTCGTTCTACAATATTTGTGAGATTGTTATTGGCATCGGTCTCACACACACCGCGCGATACGGTTCCATGTTCTGAGAGGGTGTTATTTAAGGCATAGCCCACCATAGCGTATTCGTTATCATCGCTACTTTTATCCATAAAATCCAGCACGGCCTGGTAGGCTTCGCGCCCATAAAAATCATCGGCATTAATGATGGCAAACGATCCCTGAATGGCATCCTTGGCCATTAACATCGCATGTCCTGTTCCCCATGGTTTTTCTCTACCCGCGGGAACCGTAAATCCATTGGGTAAATTGTCCAACTCCTGGTAGACGTATTCAATAGCTATCTTATCGCCAAACTTTGGTTCGTATTGCGCTTTAAACTGATCGGCAAACGATTGGCGGATAACAAAAACCACCTTTTCGAATCCGGCCTCAATGGCATCGTAAACGGAGTAATCTATTATGGACTCTCCGTACGGGCCCAATTCGTCCAATTGTTTTAATCCTCCATAACGGCTGCCCATTCCGGCCGCCAACACTAATAAAGTAGGTTTCATCTTGTTACTATTATTTTAAAGTATTATTTTTATAATCGCTTAGTAATCCTTCGTACAACCAATTGGCCAAAGCCTGACGATTGTTTTCTAAAATAAAGCGCTGCTGGTCGCGAAAATTACGAATATTTCCCAGCTCTACAAAAACAGTTACCGGGTAAGTTTTCCGCAACAAATATAAGTTCCTTGCGCTAACAACACCCGAGTATCCTCTGGATGGCTGATGTTGACTGTATTTTAAATCAAATACGTTCAATATGGCACCTGCTGCTATTTTTCCGTTTTTACTTTTGGGCGCATGGTAAAAAAACACATCAATGGCATTTCCCTTGCTTCTGGAATCAACATGTACCACAAGACAGCGCTGAAATGCTCCTTTATTTTTGAGGTATAATTCATTAACCATTTCGGTTCGCTGCTTCAGTCGTTTAGTCTGATCCAGCGGAATGGTTTGCCCCATACATGTTTCATCACTATCCAGCTCTAAGTACGACGCATCACGGATACCATCGTTTTCATCCTGGATTATCATGTGAATGCGAGCTCCATTTTCCTGAAGTTTTTTGGCCAATCGCAAAGTAATATCGTAGGCATACTCATCCTCTGCCAATGTTCTGTGCCCATATTTACCCAACGCGCCGGGGTCGGGACCACCATGTCCGCTTACCAAATAAAATACAGCACCTTTTAAAATGTTGGACTCCAAGCGGAATCTCTCCCTCTCTTTACCAAATAAAGGCTCAAATAAAAACACCTCGGTGGCCGGAATTTTATATTCAACACCTAATAGTAAGGTTTTGTCCTTGCCCAATTTAGACTTATTAAGCTCTATAAACTGCGCTATCAATTCGTCGGTATCCAAAGCATTACGTTTTAAAAACGAATAAAGACCTTCACCTTTTTTAGCTTTTGCATATTTTGCAATCGCCCCTTCCTGACCCTGTGCCTGAAAAAACACAAAACCCAATATCACGATCAATAGTTTTTTTAATGTCATCTGATACTCCATTTCTCCCTAATCCCCAATAACTATCAAAGCGTTTTTTTGTTTCATATACTCGTTGGAATGGATAAGTTTGGGTAAGGTTTTACTACCTATGGCACAAAATTAATTTTTTTTGGCAACTATTATACGCATAGCACTTTATTGTTGATGAGATAACGGAAATGAGTAGGTGGATACCCTTTATTAGTATGTAGTTCAATTAAGCCTGAATAATACACAGATTTTTCACTTTCCGCTATCTCTTTGCGGAAAGCCGTAAAGGTTTTCTTAAACTTTTACGAGGGGTAACCCACAATTCTATAGACCTTTGGCGACCTATTCAAAAAATTATAAAGCTTAAAAAGAGAATAGCTACACGTATTCAAGAATATGAAAAGGGAAATAATGTCTTTACTAACCTTCCCAAAGGCGTTTCTTTTTTATTGCCGGAGTAGGCCATCATGCAATCCATCTTTTCAATTTCATTTCTAACCATCTCTTGGAGTTCGGCCATGTCCCACTTATGTAGCTTAATGCTTTTGCCTGTTTCTTTATCCATCCAGTTGAAAATAATATGGGCGTGATTTATTATTATTAGGGTATTATCACAGTGATGCTTATGTAAATGAATTTGAACCATCCTAATCCCAAATCTATTTTTTAAAAGATCACAGAGTGAGCTTATATGCTTCATCCGCAAATTACTGTTGTAAACAAGCGTAGCTTCACGCACCGGAGCCGCATGTTTCTGCATAGACCTGCCGGTTTTTTGCTTAGCCAGCAGACTTAACTTTAACTTGGTTGATGCAATTTCCTCTTTAACAAGTACCCTATTTTGCCTATGCAGGCCATTTACACAACTATTGTAATGGGTAGTAAGATGTAATTCGGTTTCGGCACAAATGGGTTGGATGTGCATGGGGTAAACTTTTTTCATATCATAGATTAAGGCATTTAATGCTTCACAATTTAATATATGTAAATCAGAAATGCAAATTTTACCTAGTTCTATAGAACTAGGTAAAATGCATTTGTCACATTTTTGTCACGCTGTTTTTTTGGCCGGATATTTTTAATTCTCGTAATTGGCTGTGAATAATTAATATTTAAGATGATGAAAAAAGCTATGCTTTTATTTTTTTGTATTGTGATGTATATAAACCTCCTTGCCCAATACGCCGACAAATCAAAGATGAAACTATTACCGGACTTTGGACTTTTAGCCAAGCAAACAATGAAACCCGAATTAAAATAAGTAGTCAAAACAACCATAATTCGAGAGTTTGGTTGAATATCTCAAACGCAGACAATTTTGGAATGATATCATATGCTGTTGGTGGTGTTCAAAAATGGCAGCATGGTTATAACGGTAAATATGGTAATGGTGGTTTTTATTTATATAATACCAGTATAGGAAAATATGCCTTGCTCTTCAGCTCTACAAATAATTATTTAGGGTTAAACGGCGTTACAAATCCAACCGAAGCCCTCGATGTGAATGGGAATATAAAAACCAATAGACTGTATTTAAAAGCAGGAAATGGCATATACTCCCTGCACAACAATAATTATATTTTAAACGACCACGCAAACGGCAACATAACCTTAAATGCTGCAGGCGGCAATTTATATCTTGGATATATCAATACGGTAAAAGTTCTGCTACGGAAAGGCTTATATGATTCATCGGGAAGCTATTCTATCATAAATGAAAATGGATTTATATATCAGGCGAAAAGTGGAGTTAACAACTTTATCAATGGGAATATAGGTGTTGGTATTACAACTCCAGATGCCAAATTACATGTTGCTGCATCCAACAACGATGGAATAAGTATTGGAAAGATTAAAGATCGTCTTAATTGGGATGGAAAGGGAAAACAACCGGGCTATCACATTAGATTCAAAGGATACAGGGATGTTTCGGGTAATGCTACGGGAGCAAGAATTTCAGCCCTAAGAACCAATCGTTGCTGCAATGGCCTTAGTCAGGGGATGGAATTGGTATTTTATGTTTCAAACGGAATGGCAACCCATAGTTCTGGGGATGTAAATTTGGATGAAGCTATGAGAATAAATGATAATGGTAATATTGGGATAGGAACAACTACTCCTAATCACAAACTCGATGTAGCCGGAACCGTCCGTGCCGAAGAAATCATTGTTGAAGCCAAAGGCCAAACCGCCGATTTCGTTTTTGAGCCCGACTACCAACTCCGCGACCTCTCCGATGTAGAAGATTTTATCCGCACCCACAAACACTTACCCGAAATACCTAGCGCTACCCAAATGGAAGCCCAAGGTGTTAATTTGGCCGAGATGAATAAACTACTCCTTCAGAAAGTCGAAGAACTCACCCTATGTTCAATTCAGCAGAAGAAAGACAGGAAGGAGTTGGAAGAAGAAGTTGCTTCAATGAAACAAGAGTTGCAAGCGATTAAAGAATTAATAACTAATAGCAACCAAAAATAAACTGATATGAGAAAATTAATTATACTTTTAATAATTGGATTTGTCGGAGTTTCTGCTTTGGGGCAGGTTCGTGTTCCCGATGATGGACAAAGTCCAATATATTATAAGGGCAGTAATGTTGGGATTGGCAATACAAACCCCAATAATAATCTTGAGATTTCGGATGCCTATTCTTTTCATAGTGGAGGACATAAAGTCATTGGATTAGGATATTCTATTAGTAACGGATCAATGTTAAATGGTTATGTAGGTGAATTAAGATGGGATCCAATAAATGGTAAATTATCGTTTGCAAATTCCACAACAAGTCTTACAACTGGACAAGCAACAAGTATGTATGGTAGGTTTAGTATAGATAAGAATGGAAATGTTGGTATTGGAACATATCATCCAAACTATAAATTGGATGTTGTTGGTAGCATAAAAGGGAAAACTATGCGAGTGGATTTTCCCAATGTTATAAATAATTGGAACGATGAATGGCAATGCGCTTTTTTTGATGGCTATAATATTCCCAATTCACCGGAATCAAATCAATGGTTTTGGGGTGTAAATATGGGTCATCGATCAAATAATCCGGATTATCGATATGGTGGACAGCTAGTAATAAGAAACTCTTCAACTTCTCCGACTATGTATTTTAGAAGTCGAGATAAAAACGGAGACGGATTCTGGGCAAAAGTGCTGCATAATAAAGGAAACCAGAGAATAGAAGGTAACCTTATTGTTAATGGACAGATACATTCAGAAGAAATGGAGGTAAAGGATATTGCCGCCAACAACATTACCTACTCGACCAACGGCCAAACCGCCGACTTTGTCTTTGCTGACAATTACAAGCTCCGTGACCTCTCCGAAGTTGAAACTTTCATAAAAGATAACAAACACCTCCCCGATATCCCCTCTGCTGCCGAAATGGAAGAACAAGGCGTAAACCTGGCCGAGATGAACAAATTGTTGCTCCAAAAGGTGGAGGAGCTGACTTTGTATGCCATTGAAAAGGACAAGGAGGTAAAACAGTTAAAAGCAGACCGAAAAAAGGAGAAAGCAGACCGGAAACAATTGGAAGTCGAAATGCAAAAGATGAAAGATTATTTTGAAGACATTAAAAAACTATTATTAAGCCAATAAGCCTATGCCAATAACATATTACCACTTACCAGTTCCTCCCCTTGGGGAGGTTAGGAGGGCCTTCTATGGTTAACCTGGCCGAGATTTACAGCATGATAATAGGGAACGGTTCTGATTGGCAGCATGGTTATACAGAACCGTTCCAGAGGTCGTAGGGCCTTACAAAGGCATTGGATTGGCTTACAAAGCATGCCGGAAGTGACGCAATGGCAGCCATGGGCGTTGCAAAGCACATCGTGGATGACTCAATGGCAGACGCAAGCCTTACAAAGCATATCGCAGGTGACTCAATGGCAGTCGCAGAGCTTACAATGGCAGTCGCGAGCCTTACAGAGCATATCGGAAGCGACACAATGGCAATCGCAGGGCTTGCAAAGCACTTCGTGGGGCTTACAAAGCACCTCGCAGTCAATACAAGGCACTTCGTCAAGGGGCGGAGTGGGTTCGGCAGCCCTACATCGGTTATCATCAGCTGTTGCAGCAGGGCTTGCCAAGCCCGGACAATGCGCTGCAACCGGTAAATAGATAAGGAACCCACCGCACAGCGGTCTGCTAAAAAAAATTTAATGTTCAAACAACCATCAACCGAGCCTTTGGCTTTCCATCGGGCAAGCGCCGGAGGGGTCAGTGGGGTCAGTAATTAAAAAGCAAATGTTATGGAAAAAAGATTGATAAACAAATTTAACATGTACAAGGTGGTGCGCGACTGGTTAAGTAACAACCAGGCATCATTCGAATACCTCCCGGGCTTTACGGCTACGTTTGAAGAGTTCTCGGCTATGCTCGATACAATTGCCGATTTGGACAAGGATAAAGCGACAAGCTCCGGTGGTTATGCCAAAACAAAGGCCGAAGCCCGTGCCCTCCTCGAAAGACAAATGATGGAGATGATACGCATATTAAAGGTATATGCCACTTTTAACAACGATCAGTTGATGCTGAACGATATCGATTTTACCGAATCGCAATTGGTGCGCTCATCGGAACAACTGCTTTTGGTACGTTCAAAAAAGACTATCGAACATGCCGAGGCGGTTCAGGCCGAAGCCGAAAGCTATGGCCTGACGGCCGATCGCCTGGAAGCGCTGCGGACGGCCTCCCGTAATTTCGACGAAAAGCAGACCACCGTGCGCAATGCCATCGTAAACCGCAAGGACTCCGGCGAACAGCTGGAAGCCCGCATGGACGAGGCCGACGACCTGCTCAAAGGCAAAATAGATTTGCTGATGGAGCTGTCGCAAAACATGCTACCCGAACTGTACAACCAGTACAAAGCATCCCGGATAATCGTGGACAGGTAAAAAGCCCCCCCCTAAGTCCCCCCCGAATGGGGGGATTTGTTGGGGGGTTGGTAATTCGCTTGGGGGTAGGGGTGCGGAACGATATGGTTAATCATAGATAACAAACTTAATTTTTGATCATTCATCATCAAATAATGAAAAAAGATATTAGAAAAATTTTTACGCTTTTATTATTAGTGTGCCCTATGTTTCTATTTGCACAAGAGAAACTGGATGGAGTAGTGCATATTGATATGGCAAATACAACGGACAATAACTCACCTGGTATTACTGTAAAATTAGGTGATGATTTTTTATATGATGGAAAATATATAAATCATT from Saccharicrinis carchari includes these protein-coding regions:
- a CDS encoding MgtC/SapB family protein, which produces MESIHSQLWILLDVLIAAVLSAVVGIEREKKDKPSGLRTNMIVGSISCLLVAISPDLSQFMLSDVPMEMINVDPIRIIHAIIIGVSFIGAGTILKFKDENIIKNLTTASTLLYSAGIGISVGTKAYVIAIGLTFIIIIINSLHHLKKIQSFFTKK
- a CDS encoding aminotransferase class I/II-fold pyridoxal phosphate-dependent enzyme, with product MNPQAQELNEVILAKNPVVFDLLSEKGKNIFFPKKGILGQTAEAKGTKINATIGAAIEDDGSPMRLDAIASKIDMDPSLTFSYAPSFGRPDLRSKWKQMIYEKNKQLKDLTLSLPVVTCALTHGISMAGYLFVDPGQEIIVPSLFWGNYNLGLASAYGARLTKFNLFKNGGFDVEALKQSLMTEGDKKVLILNFPNNPSGYTPTFKEMDNIAASVREAAEAGKKIVVFTDDAYFGLVYEDNIAQESIFAYLSNLHPHVLAVKIDGATKEDYAWGFRVGFITYAIKGGDADLYQALEMKTAGAVRGSISNAANLSQSLLLHAFESPDYKLQKKSKYIIMNARYQAIKKVLTDDKYAQFFTALPYNSGYFMCIQLKEGLDGEAIREILIKKYSIGIINLNNVLRVAFAAMAASDAKKLFDGIFAACMDYLKENK
- a CDS encoding NUDIX hydrolase — encoded protein: MTKPERVLKYCPRCGSKRFNFQGVHSFLCDNCELHYFINSSAAVAALIENEKGELLLTVRAFEPHKGMLDLPGGFVDINETVEDAVTREIKEELNLDVTEVKFIASCPNEYVYSGYSVYTCDMGFLCSVSGWENLLVQDDVTGIELVSRENIDWDKIGAESIKKIIRAYWNG
- a CDS encoding nucleotidyltransferase family protein; the encoded protein is MKPTLLVLAAGMGSRYGGLKQLDELGPYGESIIDYSVYDAIEAGFEKVVFVIRQSFADQFKAQYEPKFGDKIAIEYVYQELDNLPNGFTVPAGREKPWGTGHAMLMAKDAIQGSFAIINADDFYGREAYQAVLDFMDKSSDDNEYAMVGYALNNTLSEHGTVSRGVCETDANNNLTNIVERTKIGYLDGKIVYYEGENTTELTGKEPVSMNFWAFKNSFFEALEKEFIIFLKEKGKEMKSEFYFNAPVDKMIKEGRATAKVIACDTKWFGVTYQEDKPQVQKSIQKLIDNGVYPANLWGGK
- a CDS encoding N-acetylmuramoyl-L-alanine amidase family protein; translated protein: MTLKKLLIVILGFVFFQAQGQEGAIAKYAKAKKGEGLYSFLKRNALDTDELIAQFIELNKSKLGKDKTLLLGVEYKIPATEVFLFEPLFGKERERFRLESNILKGAVFYLVSGHGGPDPGALGKYGHRTLAEDEYAYDITLRLAKKLQENGARIHMIIQDENDGIRDASYLELDSDETCMGQTIPLDQTKRLKQRTEMVNELYLKNKGAFQRCLVVHVDSRSKGNAIDVFFYHAPKSKNGKIAAGAILNVFDLKYSQHQPSRGYSGVVSARNLYLLRKTYPVTVFVELGNIRNFRDQQRFILENNRQALANWLYEGLLSDYKNNTLK
- a CDS encoding vacuolar protein sorting family 37 protein → MISYAVGGVQKWQHGYNGKYGNGGFYLYNTSIGKYALLFSSTNNYLGLNGVTNPTEALDVNGNIKTNRLYLKAGNGIYSLHNNNYILNDHANGNITLNAAGGNLYLGYINTVKVLLRKGLYDSSGSYSIINENGFIYQAKSGVNNFINGNIGVGITTPDAKLHVAASNNDGISIGKIKDRLNWDGKGKQPGYHIRFKGYRDVSGNATGARISALRTNRCCNGLSQGMELVFYVSNGMATHSSGDVNLDEAMRINDNGNIGIGTTTPNHKLDVAGTVRAEEIIVEAKGQTADFVFEPDYQLRDLSDVEDFIRTHKHLPEIPSATQMEAQGVNLAEMNKLLLQKVEELTLCSIQQKKDRKELEEEVASMKQELQAIKELITNSNQK
- a CDS encoding DUF4200 domain-containing protein, with product MRKLIILLIIGFVGVSALGQVRVPDDGQSPIYYKGSNVGIGNTNPNNNLEISDAYSFHSGGHKVIGLGYSISNGSMLNGYVGELRWDPINGKLSFANSTTSLTTGQATSMYGRFSIDKNGNVGIGTYHPNYKLDVVGSIKGKTMRVDFPNVINNWNDEWQCAFFDGYNIPNSPESNQWFWGVNMGHRSNNPDYRYGGQLVIRNSSTSPTMYFRSRDKNGDGFWAKVLHNKGNQRIEGNLIVNGQIHSEEMEVKDIAANNITYSTNGQTADFVFADNYKLRDLSEVETFIKDNKHLPDIPSAAEMEEQGVNLAEMNKLLLQKVEELTLYAIEKDKEVKQLKADRKKEKADRKQLEVEMQKMKDYFEDIKKLLLSQ